The nucleotide window CGCCTTGCCGGTCACCTTTTCGGCGAGCATCCCCGCCACGATGTAGTTCGTGTTGGAGTACGACCACTTCGTGCCCGGCGGGAACAGCGCCGGGTGCCGCAGCGCCGTCGCCACCAGCTCGGCCGGCTCGGCTCCCCGGTGGCGCAGGGCTTCCGGGTCCGTCCGGTCGAAGTCGTCCGTGTAGTTGTAGAGCCCGCTGGTGTGCTGGAGCAGCTGCCGGACCGTGATCCGCGGGTCGGGCAGGAGCCCCGGCAGGTACCGCGCGACCGGGGCGTCGAGCCGGACGCGGCCCTCGGCGACCAGTTGCAGCACCACCGTGGCGACGAACGTCTTCGTGACGCTGCCCGCCCGGTAGGAACCGTTGCGCGGGAACGGTTTCCCGGTGGCGATGTCACCCGCGCCACTGCGGACCACCCGGGTCCGGTGGCCGTCCTGGATCACCGCTTCGGCGCCCGGGACGCCGTCCTGGGCCGTCAGGACGTCGAGGCGTTGCCGCACCGGGTCCGCCGTGGCGGCCAGTGCCGGTGCCGCGGTGGTGGCGGCGAGCAGCGCGACGAGCGTGCCGGCGGTGATGGCCCGCAATGACTTCCGCATGAAATCGAACCCCCTGGTGTGTCGGTCTCCATGAACACTAGGGATTCCGGGACGCCGGCGGGATGAGGTAAACCGCACGATCTTCCTGCGGTGAGCCTCACCCCCGTTCGGGTCAACGGCCGCCGACGTGACCGGGCCGCACGACCCCCGCTTCGTACGCGATGACCACCGCCTGGCTGCGGTTGCCCGCCCCGAGCTTGGCGAAGATGTTGCCCACGTGGGTCTTCACCGTCTCCAGGCTGATCACCAGCGCCGCTGCGATGTCCTGATTGGACAGTCCGGTGGCGATGAGCCGCAGCACCTCGGCTTCGCGGCGGGTGAGCGTCTTCGCCGCCCGCGCGTGCTCGCCGCCGCCGGGAACCCGTTCGCTCACCAGCCGGCGGATCGCCTCCGGGAACAGCAGCGACTCGCCGGTCGCCACCGTCCGGACCGCGTGCGCGATCTCCGCCTTGCGCGCCCGCTTCAGCAGGAACCCGCTGGCCCCGGCCAGCAGCGCCTCGTGCACGTAGTCGTCGTTGTCGAACGTCGTGACGACGAGGATCTTCGGCGGCTCCGCCAGCGCCGCGAGCACCTGGCGGGTGGCCTCGATGCCGTCGGTGCCGGGCATCCGGACGTCCATCAGCACGACGTCCGGCCGGGTCCGCCGCACCGCCGCCAGGACCTCGCCGCCGTCGGCCGCCTCGCCGACCACCGGCAGGCCCTGCTGCTCCAGCAGTGCTCGCAGGCCGGTGCGGACCAGCGGCTCGTCGTCGGCGAGCAGCACCGTCGGCGTCACGCGCCCGCCCGCAGCGGGATCGTCGCCCGCAGCCGCCACTGCTGCCCGTCCGGCCCGGCGTCGAGCTCGCCGCGCAGGGCCTCGACGCGCTCGGCGAGCCCGGTCAGCCCGCGCCGTCCGGTCCGCGGCCCGTCGCCGGGCAGCGCGTTGACGACCGCGATGCCGAGGCGGTCCGGCCCGGCCTCGACCCGCACGTCGACCGCGCCGGGACCGGCGTGGCGCAACGCGTTGGTCAGGCCCTCCTGGACGATCCGGTACCCCTCGCGCGACACCGTGGCGGGCAGCGCCGCGACCGGCCCGGTGACGGCCAGGCGCACGTCGAGCCCGGCTTCGCGGGCCCGCACGGCGAGCACGTCCACTTCGGCGAGCGTGCGCGTCGGCGCCGTGGCGGCCGGCTCCTCGCGCAGCAGGCCCAGGACGTGGTCGAGGTCCTCGAGGGCGCTTCGGGACGCTTCTTCGATCGTGCCGAGTGCGCGCCGGGCCTGCACCGGGTCCGTCTCGACGAGGTCGGCCGCGGCCGCCGCCTGGATCGTCGACGTCGTCAGCGTGTGCCCGATCGAGTCGTGCAGCTCCCGGGCCAGCCGGTTGCGCTGGGCGAGGACGGCGGCGCGGCGCTCGGCCAGCGCCGTGCGTTCGGAGCCGGACGGGCCCAGCAGCGCCTCCGCGCCGGCCCGGAAGGCGCGGGTGGTGGCCGCGAGCAGCACGACAGCCACGACGAGCAGCACGAACCCGAACGGGACCGTCCACCCGCCGAGCGGGACGTCGTCCCAGAACAGGCTGATGGTGTCCTGGCCGCCGGTCAGCCAGACCAGCGGCACGAGCAGGCCCAGGCTCAGGAAGGCGAGCACGGTCAGCAGGATGCCGCTCAGCCCCGTGTGCAGGGCGAGCCACAGGCCCGAGCGCAGCCGCGCGCCGGCGTCGGGGCGCCCGGCCGGGGCGGGGATCCTGGTGCCGAGCAGCACGTTCGCCAGGCCGATGCCGGCCCGTCGCACCGGCCCCAGCAGGCCCAGCAACCCCATCAGCACCGCCACGGCGACCAGGGCGAGCAACGCCCGGACCCGTGAATCGGCCTCCACGGACACGGCCGCGACAAGCGCGAAGGGCGAGGCCGGCACCGTCAGCACGGCACCCGCGACGGCGAACGGGAGGCTGCGGTAGCTGCCGATCCGCGCCAGGGACTGGAAGAATCCGGACATGACGGCGAGCCTATGGCCGCCCGTGTGGCCCCCGCCTCCCTCTCCGGAGCCAGATCCTGGTCACAACCGGTTAGCGAGCGTTAGCGCCGTCCTCCTACACTCGGGACGTGGCAGACCGACCTTTGATCGCCCCCAGCATCCTCGCGGCGGACTTCGCCCGGCTCGGCGAGGAGATCGCCGCCGTGGCCGGCGGCGGGGAGACCCGCGCCGACTGGGTCCACGTCGACGTCATGGACGCGCACTTCGTGCCCAACCTGACCCTCGGCCTGCCGGTGGCCAAGGCCCTGATCGACAGCACCGACCTGCCGATCGACTGCCACCTGATGATCGACGACCCGGACCGCTGGGCGATCGGGTACGCCGAGGCCGGCGCCTACAACGTCACCGTGCACGCCGAAGCCGCGAAGGACCCGGTCGCGCTGGCGAAGAACCTGCGGGCCGCGGGCGCGAAGGCGGGCCTGTCGATCAAGCCGGGCACCGCGCTCGAGCCGTGGCTCGACGCGCTCAAGCACTACGACACGCTGCTGGTCATGTCGGTCGAGCCCGGCTTCGGCGGGCAGTCGTTCATCGCCGACGTCCTGGAGAAGGTCCGCACCGCGCGGCGGCTGGTCGACACCGGCCACCTGAAGCTGATCGTCGAGATCGACGGCGGCATCAACACCGACACCATCGAGCAGGCCGCCGAGGCGGGCGTCGACTGCTTCGTCGCCGGGTCCGCCGTCTACGGCGCCGGCGATCCGGGCAAGGCGGTCGCCGCGCTGCGCGAACAGGCGGCCCGCGGCCGGGCCGGCTGACCTCGCAGCGGCACCGGAGAAGCCACCGGGCCGCGGCGGGTGTTGGATGGAAGGACCGGCTTACGAGGAGGCAGCGCACGTGTTCACCGGCATAGTCGAGGAGATCGGCGAAGTCACCGCGGTGGAGCAGCTGACGAACGCGGCCCGGCTGCGCGTCCGCGGCCCGCTGGTCACCAGCGACGCCGGGCACGGCGACTCGATCGCGGTCAGCGGGGTCTGCCTGACCGTCGTCGAGGTCACCGGCGGCGAGTTCACCGTCGACGTCGTCGACGAGACGCTGCAGCGGTCGAGCCTCGCCAAGGTCGCGGTCGGCGACCGGGTCAACCTCGAGCGTGCCACCCCGGCCGGCGGCCGGCTCGGCGGGCACATCATGCAGGGCCACGTCGACGGGACCGGCGTGTTCCTCGGCCGCGACGAGAACGGCGTCACGACGTTCGCGCTGCCGGCGCACCTGTCCCGGTACGTGGTCGAGAAGGGCTCCATCGCGGTCGACGGGATCTCCCTGACGGTGGCCGCGGTGACCGCCGACCAGTTCAAGGTGGCGCTGATCCCGACCACCCTGGAGGTGACCACGCTCGGCGGCCGGGAGACCGGCGACCTGGTCAACCTCGAGGTCGACGTGGTCGCGAAGTACGTGGAAAAGCTGGCCGAGGCGCACATCCGCGACCAGGTGCAGAATCAGCACGGAGGAGCGTCATGAGTGAGACGGCAGAGCCGGCGGCGGGCTGGACCCCGTGCGGCAGCGGAGCGGTGTTCGACGCCGACGCCATCGAGCGGGCGATCGCGGACATCGCGGCGGGCCGCCCGGTCGTCGTGGTCGACGACGAGGACCGCGAGAACGAGGGTGACCTCATCTTCGCCGCCGAGAAGGCGACGCCGGAGCTGCTGGCCTTCATGGTCCGCTACACCTCGGGCTACGTCTGCGTGGCGCTGACCGAGTCCGAGGCCGACCGGCTCGACCTGCCGCCGATGTACCACACGAACCAGGACGCGCGCGGCACCGCGTACAGCGTCACGGTCGACGCCGCCGACGGCATCACCACCGGCATCTCCGCCGCCGACCGCGCGCACACGATCCGGCTGCTCGCCGACCCGTCGGCCACGGCGAAGGACTTCCGCCGTCCCGGCCACGTCGTGCCGCTGCGGGCCAAGGAAGGCGGCGTGCTGCGCCGCCCCGGGCACACCGAGGCGTCGGTCGACCTGGCCCGGATGGCCGGGCTCGCCCCCGCCGGCGTGCTCTGCGAGATCGTGTCCCAGAAGGACGAAGGCGACATGGCGCGCCGCGACGAGCTCGAGGTGTTCGCCGCCGACCACGACCTGGCGATCATCACCATCGCCGACCTGATCGCCTACCGCCGCCGCACCGAGAAGCAGGTCGAGCGCGTCGCCGAGGCACGCATCCCCCTGGCCGCGGGCACGTTCCGCGCGGTCGGCTACGACTCGCTGCTCGACGGCATCGAGCACGTCGCGTTCGTCTACGGCGAGATCGGCGACGGCCAGGACATCCTGGTGCGCGTGCACTCCGAGTGCCTGACCGGCGACGTCTTCGGCTCGCTGCGCTGCGACTGCGGCCCCCAGCTGGAGGCGGCCCTGGAAGCGGTGGCCGCCGAAGGCCGCGGCGTCGTGCTCTACATCCGCGGCCACGAGGGCCGCGGCATCGGCCTGCTGCACAAGCTGCAGGCCTACCAGCTGCAGGACGACGGCGCCGACACGGTGGACGCCAACCTCCAGCTCGGCGTCCCGGCCGACGCCCGCGACTACGGCACGGGCGCGCAGATCCTGTGCGACCTCGGCGTCCGCACCATGCGGCTGCTGTCGAACAACCCGGCCAAGCGGATCGGCCTCGAGGGCTACGGCCTGCGCGTCACCGGGCGCGTGCCGCTGCCGATCTCGCCGAACCCGGAGAACCTG belongs to Amycolatopsis tolypomycina and includes:
- a CDS encoding serine hydrolase domain-containing protein produces the protein MRKSLRAITAGTLVALLAATTAAPALAATADPVRQRLDVLTAQDGVPGAEAVIQDGHRTRVVRSGAGDIATGKPFPRNGSYRAGSVTKTFVATVVLQLVAEGRVRLDAPVARYLPGLLPDPRITVRQLLQHTSGLYNYTDDFDRTDPEALRHRGAEPAELVATALRHPALFPPGTKWSYSNTNYIVAGMLAEKVTGKALSDLIAHRITRPLGLHDTYLPRRGDERLPAPHAVGYLPLNGKLVDFSDFDATIAWAAGGLISTPADLNRFYGALLGGRLLRPAELAEMQRTVPADLGAPGGGYGLGLGRIPVTCGEFWGHQGGIIGFTNLSGVGPHDRRAVVVLNQNPPPAGANQHLYAATDAAVCP
- a CDS encoding response regulator transcription factor, translated to MTPTVLLADDEPLVRTGLRALLEQQGLPVVGEAADGGEVLAAVRRTRPDVVLMDVRMPGTDGIEATRQVLAALAEPPKILVVTTFDNDDYVHEALLAGASGFLLKRARKAEIAHAVRTVATGESLLFPEAIRRLVSERVPGGGEHARAAKTLTRREAEVLRLIATGLSNQDIAAALVISLETVKTHVGNIFAKLGAGNRSQAVVIAYEAGVVRPGHVGGR
- a CDS encoding sensor histidine kinase, whose protein sequence is MSGFFQSLARIGSYRSLPFAVAGAVLTVPASPFALVAAVSVEADSRVRALLALVAVAVLMGLLGLLGPVRRAGIGLANVLLGTRIPAPAGRPDAGARLRSGLWLALHTGLSGILLTVLAFLSLGLLVPLVWLTGGQDTISLFWDDVPLGGWTVPFGFVLLVVAVVLLAATTRAFRAGAEALLGPSGSERTALAERRAAVLAQRNRLARELHDSIGHTLTTSTIQAAAAADLVETDPVQARRALGTIEEASRSALEDLDHVLGLLREEPAATAPTRTLAEVDVLAVRAREAGLDVRLAVTGPVAALPATVSREGYRIVQEGLTNALRHAGPGAVDVRVEAGPDRLGIAVVNALPGDGPRTGRRGLTGLAERVEALRGELDAGPDGQQWRLRATIPLRAGA
- the rpe gene encoding ribulose-phosphate 3-epimerase, with the translated sequence MIAPSILAADFARLGEEIAAVAGGGETRADWVHVDVMDAHFVPNLTLGLPVAKALIDSTDLPIDCHLMIDDPDRWAIGYAEAGAYNVTVHAEAAKDPVALAKNLRAAGAKAGLSIKPGTALEPWLDALKHYDTLLVMSVEPGFGGQSFIADVLEKVRTARRLVDTGHLKLIVEIDGGINTDTIEQAAEAGVDCFVAGSAVYGAGDPGKAVAALREQAARGRAG
- a CDS encoding riboflavin synthase; the encoded protein is MFTGIVEEIGEVTAVEQLTNAARLRVRGPLVTSDAGHGDSIAVSGVCLTVVEVTGGEFTVDVVDETLQRSSLAKVAVGDRVNLERATPAGGRLGGHIMQGHVDGTGVFLGRDENGVTTFALPAHLSRYVVEKGSIAVDGISLTVAAVTADQFKVALIPTTLEVTTLGGRETGDLVNLEVDVVAKYVEKLAEAHIRDQVQNQHGGAS
- a CDS encoding bifunctional 3,4-dihydroxy-2-butanone-4-phosphate synthase/GTP cyclohydrolase II, with translation MSETAEPAAGWTPCGSGAVFDADAIERAIADIAAGRPVVVVDDEDRENEGDLIFAAEKATPELLAFMVRYTSGYVCVALTESEADRLDLPPMYHTNQDARGTAYSVTVDAADGITTGISAADRAHTIRLLADPSATAKDFRRPGHVVPLRAKEGGVLRRPGHTEASVDLARMAGLAPAGVLCEIVSQKDEGDMARRDELEVFAADHDLAIITIADLIAYRRRTEKQVERVAEARIPLAAGTFRAVGYDSLLDGIEHVAFVYGEIGDGQDILVRVHSECLTGDVFGSLRCDCGPQLEAALEAVAAEGRGVVLYIRGHEGRGIGLLHKLQAYQLQDDGADTVDANLQLGVPADARDYGTGAQILCDLGVRTMRLLSNNPAKRIGLEGYGLRVTGRVPLPISPNPENLRYLRTKRDRMGHDLAQLEHYDQVGARPEHTDGGAL